A single genomic interval of Romboutsia ilealis harbors:
- a CDS encoding HD domain-containing protein yields MIPKRVKQFYVNVTDKMTKKDYDYAKEILNSKELELFMKLSKSEQKHSIRIAKDIEFTIDNKEIKDEEILKNKNILIKSALLHDIGKITKRLNVIDKSVIVILNKLTNGKLKKLKKSKKIQCYYNHSSYGYAILKDIIDDEIILDIVKNHHSDETNNVVSFFKQIDDKN; encoded by the coding sequence ATGATACCTAAAAGAGTAAAGCAATTTTATGTTAATGTGACAGATAAGATGACTAAAAAAGATTATGATTATGCTAAGGAAATATTGAATAGTAAAGAATTGGAATTATTCATGAAGTTATCTAAATCAGAACAAAAGCATAGTATCAGAATAGCAAAAGATATAGAATTTACTATAGATAATAAGGAAATTAAAGATGAAGAAATATTAAAAAATAAAAATATATTAATTAAGTCAGCTTTATTACATGATATAGGAAAAATTACTAAACGATTAAATGTAATTGATAAATCTGTAATAGTTATATTAAATAAATTGACTAATGGTAAATTAAAAAAATTGAAAAAATCTAAAAAAATACAGTGTTATTATAATCATAGTAGTTACGGATATGCAATTTTAAAAGATATTATTGATGATGAGATTATATTAGATATAGTTAAAAATCATCATAGTGACGAAACAAATAATGTAGTTAGTTTTTTTAAACAAATAGATGACAAGAACTAG
- a CDS encoding ABC1 kinase family protein, which yields MRISYKNLKRYKEIVHILIKYGFSFIVEKLNIEDIAYKIPITNPSEEIKNMSTATKIRCVIEELGPTYIKFGQLLSTRKDLFDQDIIDELSKLRDSVEPFDTDIAKAIFKNETGLDIDDIFKEFNDTPIGSASIGQVYEGKLKNNEDVIVKIQRPNIEETIKSDIEILRSIASALKDLYKDIDIDLKQIIEEFNTQLIRELDYNFEAMNAIKFKKMFEDSKEVYIPSIYSEYSTQKVLIMEKIIGIKLSDISKIRGLGWSTKNIAEIGVRSLFKQVFEYGFFHGDPHPGNIFVVSSNCISYIDFGMIGIIDSKTLSFLNHMAIAISKKNIDRVIRSLIDMNMLNSDIDTSSFRQDLLYLMHYYYDVPIEKLSISNILNEMFRFLRRYKVYIPPQLSMLAKTVITLEGTARSLDPDFSISSVAQEFIQYYYIEKLSIDKTLLRAKDSTEEVLFDIRAIPRQLKSILRNLENNNLKIKMEDVKFTSLERCIIDLATKISLSLVLAAMVVGSSLIISSQNVNQNIWIKMMAIIGFFISFIIGILLIIKIFRSQYRK from the coding sequence GTGAGAATAAGTTATAAGAACTTAAAAAGATATAAAGAAATCGTACATATATTAATTAAATATGGATTTTCATTTATTGTGGAAAAGCTAAATATAGAAGATATAGCGTATAAAATACCTATTACAAATCCTTCTGAAGAGATAAAGAACATGTCTACAGCCACAAAGATTAGATGCGTTATAGAAGAATTAGGACCAACATATATAAAATTTGGGCAGTTATTAAGTACAAGGAAAGATTTATTTGATCAAGATATAATAGATGAGCTTTCTAAATTAAGAGACAGTGTAGAACCATTTGATACAGATATAGCAAAAGCTATATTTAAAAATGAGACTGGATTAGATATAGATGATATTTTTAAGGAATTTAATGACACTCCTATAGGATCTGCATCTATAGGTCAAGTTTATGAAGGTAAGTTAAAAAATAATGAAGATGTAATTGTAAAGATACAAAGACCTAATATAGAAGAAACTATAAAATCTGATATAGAAATATTAAGGAGTATAGCTTCAGCATTAAAAGATTTATATAAAGATATTGATATAGACTTAAAGCAGATAATAGAAGAGTTTAATACTCAATTAATTAGGGAATTAGACTATAATTTTGAAGCTATGAATGCTATTAAATTTAAAAAGATGTTTGAAGATAGTAAAGAAGTATATATACCATCTATATATAGTGAATATAGTACTCAAAAAGTATTAATAATGGAAAAAATAATAGGCATAAAGTTAAGTGATATTTCAAAAATAAGAGGGCTAGGTTGGAGTACGAAAAATATAGCTGAAATAGGTGTAAGGTCGCTATTTAAACAAGTATTTGAATATGGATTCTTTCATGGAGATCCGCATCCAGGAAATATATTTGTAGTAAGTAGCAATTGTATATCATATATAGATTTTGGAATGATCGGTATTATAGACAGCAAGACTTTAAGTTTTTTAAATCATATGGCAATTGCAATAAGTAAGAAAAATATAGATAGAGTGATTCGTTCGTTGATAGATATGAATATGTTGAATTCAGATATAGATACTAGTAGCTTTAGACAAGATTTATTATATTTAATGCACTATTATTATGATGTACCAATAGAGAAATTAAGTATATCTAATATTTTAAATGAGATGTTCAGATTTCTTAGAAGATATAAAGTATATATACCACCTCAACTTTCTATGCTTGCAAAAACTGTAATAACTTTAGAGGGAACTGCTAGAAGTTTAGATCCAGATTTTTCAATATCATCAGTAGCACAAGAATTTATTCAATATTATTATATCGAGAAGCTTAGCATAGATAAGACATTACTTAGAGCTAAAGATAGCACAGAGGAAGTACTTTTTGATATTAGAGCAATTCCAAGACAGTTAAAATCTATACTTAGAAATTTAGAGAATAATAATCTTAAAATAAAAATGGAAGATGTAAAGTTTACTAGTTTAGAACGATGCATAATTGATCTGGCTACAAAAATTTCACTAAGTTTAGTTTTAGCAGCTATGGTTGTTGGCTCTTCCCTTATAATATCATCACAAAATGTAAATCAAAATATTTGGATAAAAATGATGGCAATAATAGGTTTCTTTATATCATTTATAATAGGAATATTATTAATTATTAAAATTTTTAGAAGTCAATATAGAAAATAG
- the tgt gene encoding tRNA guanosine(34) transglycosylase Tgt, whose translation MSAIRYELIKTCKQSGARLGRLHTPHGVIETPIFMPVGTQATVKSMTPEELKEIGSQIILSNTYHLYMRPGHDLVKEAGGLHKFMNWDRPILTDSGGFQVFSLGPLRKITEEGVHFRSHIDGSKHFISPEKAMEIQNALGSDIMMAFDECAPYPADREYVKNSLERTTRWLKRCKEAHKNTENQALFGIIQGGMYKDLREQSAKEILELDLPGYAVGGLSVGEPKELMYEVLDYTVPLMPEDKPRYLMGVGSPDDLLEGVIRGIDMFDCVLPTRIARNGTAMTSVGKVVVRNAKYARDFSPLDPNCDCYCCRNYTRAYIRHLVKANEILASRLITTHNLYFLLNLMKQVREAIMEDRLLDFKEEFFKAYGYTK comes from the coding sequence ATGAGTGCAATAAGATACGAGCTTATAAAAACATGTAAACAAAGTGGGGCAAGACTTGGAAGACTTCATACTCCACATGGTGTTATAGAAACACCTATATTTATGCCGGTTGGAACTCAAGCAACGGTAAAATCAATGACGCCAGAAGAACTTAAAGAAATTGGTTCACAAATAATATTAAGTAACACATATCATTTATATATGAGACCAGGTCACGACTTAGTTAAAGAAGCTGGTGGATTACATAAATTTATGAATTGGGATAGACCAATACTTACAGATAGTGGAGGGTTCCAAGTATTTAGCTTAGGTCCACTTAGAAAGATAACAGAAGAGGGTGTTCACTTTAGATCACATATAGATGGATCAAAACACTTTATAAGTCCTGAAAAGGCTATGGAAATTCAAAATGCTTTAGGTTCAGATATAATGATGGCATTTGATGAATGTGCTCCATATCCAGCTGATAGAGAATATGTTAAAAACTCTTTAGAAAGAACTACAAGATGGTTAAAAAGATGTAAAGAGGCTCATAAGAATACAGAAAATCAAGCTTTATTTGGTATAATTCAAGGTGGAATGTATAAAGATTTAAGAGAACAATCGGCTAAAGAAATATTAGAACTAGATTTACCAGGATACGCAGTTGGTGGTTTAAGTGTTGGAGAGCCAAAAGAATTAATGTATGAAGTATTAGATTATACAGTACCTTTAATGCCAGAAGATAAGCCAAGATATTTAATGGGTGTTGGTAGTCCTGATGATTTATTAGAAGGTGTTATAAGGGGAATAGACATGTTTGACTGTGTGTTACCTACTCGTATAGCTAGAAATGGTACGGCAATGACTAGTGTTGGAAAAGTAGTTGTTAGAAATGCAAAATATGCAAGAGACTTTAGTCCACTAGATCCAAACTGTGATTGTTATTGCTGTAGAAATTATACAAGAGCATATATAAGACATTTAGTCAAGGCTAATGAAATATTAGCATCAAGATTAATAACTACTCACAATTTATACTTCTTATTAAACTTAATGAAGCAAGTAAGAGAAGCGATAATGGAAGATAGATTATTAGATTTCAAGGAAGAATTCTTCAAGGCATATGGATACACAAAATAA
- the scfA gene encoding six-cysteine ranthipeptide SCIFF produces MEKKHVKTLSSATLKESAAKGGCGECQTSCQSACKTSCTVANQECER; encoded by the coding sequence ATGGAAAAGAAACATGTAAAAACTTTATCTAGTGCTACTTTAAAGGAAAGTGCTGCAAAAGGTGGATGTGGAGAATGTCAAACTTCTTGCCAATCAGCTTGCAAAACTTCTTGTACAGTTGCAAACCAAGAGTGTGAAAGATAA
- the recJ gene encoding single-stranded-DNA-specific exonuclease RecJ has protein sequence MSNEKWLLRNRKVDLKAMSDKYKISQLLCKLMVNRDITDDNIINSYINPVYENLHSPKTMKDIALAVDIIKRKIQENKKIRIIGDYDVDGIISVFILYTALKECGANVDYEIPDRIKDGYGINENIVKTAYDEDVDTIITCDNGISAIDQIQYAKNLGLTVIVTDHHDVPFVEENGVRTFISSQADAIINPKQIECEYEFKSICGAGVAFKLMEVLYEELGMNKEECYKLIEFVAIATVCDVVDLIDENRIFVKNGLNMLNNTTNIGIKALKKASGLEDKEITAYHLGFVIGPCLNASGRLDSAKKGLELLLMENYEEAENLAQEIVDLNDARKKMTKEGVDRAINIIDSTEIANDKILVVYIPDIHESLAGIVAGRVKEKYNKPTIILTKSEEGVKGSARSIEEYNMFEGLLACKELLDKFGGHPMAAGLSLQEDKVDELRKELNNKCKLTDEDLTRKIMIDASLPLEYLNINLIKELDVLEPFGKGNAKPVFGVRDVKVTKAMLLGKDKNILKLRLLTNNNLTIDAMIFNDLENFENKVIEKYGNEGLDNLYNKFNNNISMDFTFYPSINEWNGNKSIQIIVNGIR, from the coding sequence ATGAGTAATGAAAAATGGTTACTTAGAAATAGAAAAGTTGACTTAAAAGCTATGTCAGATAAATATAAAATAAGTCAATTACTTTGTAAGTTGATGGTAAATAGAGATATAACTGATGATAATATAATAAATAGTTATATAAATCCTGTATATGAAAATTTACATTCGCCTAAAACTATGAAAGATATAGCGCTTGCGGTAGATATTATAAAAAGAAAAATACAAGAAAATAAGAAAATTAGAATTATAGGTGACTATGATGTGGATGGGATAATCAGCGTTTTTATATTATACACAGCACTTAAAGAGTGTGGTGCAAATGTAGATTATGAAATACCTGATAGAATTAAAGATGGATACGGGATAAATGAAAATATAGTAAAGACAGCTTATGATGAAGATGTAGATACTATAATAACTTGTGATAATGGAATTTCAGCAATAGATCAAATACAATATGCTAAAAACTTAGGGTTAACGGTAATAGTTACAGATCATCATGATGTTCCATTTGTAGAAGAAAATGGAGTAAGAACATTTATATCATCACAAGCAGATGCAATAATAAATCCAAAACAAATAGAATGTGAATACGAATTTAAAAGTATATGTGGAGCTGGTGTTGCATTTAAATTAATGGAAGTATTATATGAAGAGCTAGGAATGAATAAAGAAGAGTGCTATAAATTAATTGAATTCGTAGCTATAGCAACAGTTTGTGATGTAGTTGATCTAATAGATGAAAATAGAATATTTGTAAAAAATGGATTAAATATGCTTAATAATACAACAAATATTGGTATAAAAGCATTAAAAAAAGCATCTGGGTTAGAAGATAAAGAAATTACAGCGTATCACTTAGGTTTTGTGATAGGTCCATGTTTAAATGCATCGGGAAGACTAGATTCTGCTAAAAAAGGTTTAGAATTATTATTAATGGAAAATTATGAAGAAGCTGAGAATCTAGCACAAGAAATAGTAGATTTAAATGATGCAAGAAAGAAAATGACAAAAGAAGGTGTAGATAGAGCTATTAATATAATTGATAGTACAGAGATTGCTAATGATAAAATATTAGTTGTATACATACCTGACATACATGAAAGTCTTGCTGGTATAGTTGCAGGTAGAGTAAAAGAAAAGTACAACAAGCCAACTATAATACTTACAAAGTCTGAAGAAGGTGTAAAAGGGTCTGCAAGGTCAATAGAAGAATATAATATGTTTGAAGGATTATTGGCTTGCAAAGAACTACTTGATAAGTTTGGTGGACACCCTATGGCAGCAGGTCTATCGTTACAAGAAGATAAGGTTGATGAGTTAAGAAAAGAGTTAAATAATAAATGTAAATTAACAGATGAAGATTTAACTAGAAAGATAATGATAGATGCATCCCTTCCTCTAGAATATTTAAATATAAATCTTATTAAAGAATTAGATGTATTAGAGCCTTTTGGTAAAGGTAATGCTAAGCCAGTATTTGGTGTTAGAGATGTAAAAGTTACTAAGGCTATGCTACTTGGAAAAGATAAAAATATTTTAAAGTTAAGGCTTTTAACAAATAATAACCTTACTATAGATGCTATGATATTTAATGATTTAGAGAATTTTGAAAATAAAGTAATAGAAAAGTATGGCAATGAAGGATTAGATAATTTATATAATAAATTTAATAATAATATATCTATGGATTTTACATTCTATCCGTCAATAAATGAATGGAATGGAAATAAAAGTATTCAAATTATAGTCAATGGTATTAGATAG
- the murJ gene encoding murein biosynthesis integral membrane protein MurJ translates to MSKVAKAAVGLMAATLVAKILGFGRELALASAYGASGVSDAFLVAMNIPAVIFTAIGTSLGTAFIPLYCEVNANKGEKASNKFTNNVFNIVVIICLLLSAIGAIFTPQIVKIFAVGFEGETLRLAVYFTRVMILGLAFLGMSYIMMAYLQVKENFIIPGLMPVPYNILIITSIIISVKISPYLLPWGTLIGLSLQFLFQLPFAMKKGYRYKSYIDVKDEHLKRMLWLIAPVLIGVAVNQINTIVDRTIASTLVEGSISALNYATKLNQFVMGMFIVSISSVVYPMLSKLSSENNKEQFNKSIITSVNTVTLLVIPISIGAIILANPIVKLLFQRGEFDARATHMTAVALTFYSIGMIGYGLRDILGKVFYSIQDTKTPMINGVIAMILNITLNILFVKFTNMQLAGLAFATSISALFTITLLFISLKRKIGSFGGKSIALGMIKSLISGIIMAVVTLFTYNTMANLIGSGFIKEAITLVISVAIGAIVYGISIIILKVDEVNIILDKVREKLNKR, encoded by the coding sequence ATGTCAAAAGTAGCAAAGGCGGCTGTAGGATTAATGGCGGCAACTTTAGTTGCTAAAATCTTAGGCTTTGGTAGAGAATTAGCCCTAGCTTCAGCATATGGAGCATCAGGAGTTAGTGATGCATTTTTAGTGGCTATGAACATACCAGCAGTAATATTTACTGCTATAGGTACATCTCTAGGAACTGCATTTATTCCACTTTATTGTGAAGTAAATGCGAATAAGGGAGAGAAAGCATCTAATAAGTTTACAAATAATGTATTTAATATTGTTGTAATTATATGTTTATTACTTTCAGCGATAGGAGCAATATTTACACCACAAATAGTAAAAATATTTGCGGTAGGATTTGAAGGTGAAACACTTCGTTTAGCAGTTTATTTTACAAGAGTAATGATATTAGGATTAGCATTTTTAGGAATGAGTTATATTATGATGGCATACTTACAAGTAAAAGAAAATTTTATAATACCAGGTCTTATGCCAGTTCCATATAATATTCTTATAATTACATCAATAATTATAAGTGTAAAGATAAGTCCTTATTTATTGCCTTGGGGTACTCTAATTGGATTATCACTTCAATTTTTATTCCAACTTCCTTTTGCAATGAAAAAAGGATATAGATATAAGTCGTACATAGATGTAAAAGATGAGCATCTTAAGAGAATGCTTTGGCTTATAGCACCAGTTTTAATAGGCGTTGCAGTTAATCAAATAAATACTATAGTAGATAGAACTATAGCATCTACATTGGTTGAAGGTAGTATATCGGCATTAAACTATGCTACGAAGCTAAATCAGTTTGTTATGGGTATGTTTATAGTTTCTATATCATCTGTTGTATATCCTATGTTGTCAAAGTTATCATCTGAAAACAACAAAGAACAGTTTAATAAATCAATAATAACATCGGTAAATACAGTTACATTGCTAGTTATACCTATATCTATTGGGGCGATAATACTTGCTAATCCAATTGTTAAGTTGTTATTCCAAAGAGGTGAGTTTGATGCTAGAGCGACTCATATGACAGCTGTTGCTCTTACATTCTATTCAATTGGTATGATAGGATATGGTCTTAGAGATATATTGGGAAAAGTATTTTACTCAATACAGGATACAAAAACTCCTATGATAAATGGAGTAATAGCAATGATTTTGAATATAACACTTAACATATTATTTGTTAAATTTACAAACATGCAACTTGCAGGTCTTGCATTTGCAACTAGTATATCAGCTTTATTTACTATAACATTATTATTTATAAGCCTGAAAAGAAAAATAGGTAGTTTCGGCGGAAAATCTATAGCACTAGGTATGATTAAGTCTTTAATTTCAGGTATTATAATGGCAGTAGTAACTTTATTTACATATAATACTATGGCTAACCTGATAGGTAGTGGATTTATAAAAGAGGCTATAACTTTAGTAATATCAGTAGCAATAGGTGCAATAGTTTATGGTATAAGTATAATAATACTTAAAGTAGATGAAGTTAATATAATTTTAGATAAAGTTAGAGAAAAGCTTAATAAAAGATAA
- a CDS encoding TIGR04086 family membrane protein: MDKANHILKGLGYSYILTLATLLIYNLALTFTNLSGNSIAVASSAITTASSAFGGFYASKKIKEKGLIYGLLVGLMYIVCLTLIVFLAKDSFEFEMDILYKILLVSLAGGIGGVLGVNFK; encoded by the coding sequence ATGGATAAAGCAAATCATATTCTAAAGGGCTTAGGATATTCGTACATATTAACACTAGCAACACTATTAATATATAACTTAGCCCTTACTTTTACTAATTTATCAGGAAATTCTATAGCTGTAGCATCATCAGCAATAACTACAGCATCATCAGCATTTGGTGGATTTTATGCATCAAAGAAGATAAAAGAAAAAGGTCTTATATATGGCCTACTAGTTGGTCTTATGTATATAGTATGTCTTACATTAATAGTATTTTTAGCTAAAGATAGCTTTGAATTTGAAATGGATATATTATATAAAATATTGCTAGTATCTTTAGCTGGTGGTATAGGCGGAGTTTTAGGTGTAAACTTTAAATAA
- the yajC gene encoding preprotein translocase subunit YajC: MSAQTQQMIMGLLMWVAVFGVFYFLLIRPQKKKDKMLKEMRENLSVGDKVTTIGGIIAHVAKVEENAVILEIGPNRTKVPFEKWAIGTVESKESKEA; encoded by the coding sequence ATGAGTGCACAAACACAACAGATGATCATGGGATTACTTATGTGGGTTGCAGTATTTGGAGTATTTTATTTCTTACTTATAAGACCACAAAAGAAAAAAGATAAAATGTTAAAAGAGATGAGAGAAAACTTAAGCGTTGGAGATAAGGTTACTACTATAGGTGGTATAATAGCTCACGTTGCTAAGGTTGAAGAAAATGCTGTAATATTAGAAATAGGACCAAACAGAACTAAAGTACCATTTGAAAAATGGGCTATAGGAACTGTTGAATCTAAAGAATCTAAAGAAGCATAA
- a CDS encoding phosphate-starvation-inducible PsiE family protein encodes MKNIDKSNISLRVAYIFESILAMVVLIAVFLGTIDVLRTIWTAYIVEYQIPVAYSQLNDILAQILLLVIALEFVVMLSLHIPGTIIEVLLYAIARKMILLPKSGGMSEVLLGVIAIAGLFIIRKYLLTKDNSNLNITSIHYDSDDDITDDKDPIEDDKTLDTANI; translated from the coding sequence ATGAAAAATATAGATAAAAGTAATATATCACTAAGAGTAGCGTATATATTTGAATCAATATTAGCCATGGTAGTTTTAATAGCAGTATTTTTAGGAACAATAGACGTTCTAAGAACGATATGGACTGCATATATCGTTGAATATCAGATTCCTGTTGCATACAGTCAATTAAATGATATACTAGCACAAATACTTCTTTTAGTTATAGCTTTAGAATTTGTGGTTATGCTATCTTTGCATATACCAGGAACAATAATAGAAGTTTTATTATATGCAATAGCAAGAAAGATGATACTACTTCCGAAAAGTGGAGGTATGTCAGAAGTATTATTAGGCGTAATTGCAATAGCCGGATTATTTATAATAAGAAAATATTTATTAACAAAAGATAACAGCAATCTGAATATAACAAGTATACATTATGACAGTGATGATGATATTACAGATGATAAAGACCCTATAGAAGATGACAAAACTTTAGATACAGCAAATATATAA
- a CDS encoding gamma carbonic anhydrase family protein, translating to MIKGYQGIEPKIDETAFIAESVDVIGKVNIGKNTNIWYGSVLRADDNYITVGENTNIQDGSVVHISEGYPTIIGNNVTIGHKAIIHGCEIGDNTLIGMGSIVLDGAKVGEFTLLGAGSLVPPGKEIPSGVLAMGSPAKVIRELSEQEKENLTKSALKYVKLANNHK from the coding sequence ATGATAAAAGGATACCAAGGAATAGAACCTAAAATAGATGAAACTGCATTTATAGCAGAAAGTGTTGATGTTATAGGTAAAGTTAATATAGGGAAAAACACAAATATATGGTACGGATCGGTGTTAAGAGCAGATGATAACTACATAACTGTAGGTGAAAATACAAACATACAAGATGGAAGTGTAGTGCATATATCAGAGGGATACCCTACTATTATAGGCAATAATGTAACTATAGGTCATAAAGCAATAATTCATGGATGTGAAATTGGAGATAACACATTAATAGGTATGGGTTCAATCGTTTTAGATGGAGCTAAAGTTGGAGAATTTACACTACTTGGTGCTGGAAGTTTAGTACCGCCAGGAAAAGAAATACCATCAGGTGTATTAGCTATGGGTTCACCGGCTAAGGTAATAAGAGAACTTTCAGAGCAAGAAAAAGAAAATCTTACTAAATCAGCATTAAAATATGTAAAACTTGCAAACAATCATAAGTAA
- a CDS encoding adenine phosphoribosyltransferase, producing the protein MDLKKAIREIENFPKEGINFKDITTLMQDGETFKYTIDAFINDLKDKNVDVIVGPEARGFLMGTPVAYGLGIGFVPVRKPGKLPAETISYSYGLEYGSDTLQIHKDAIKPGQRVAIVDDLLATGGTMEAAAKLIEKLGGEVVSMQFLIELEFLNGREKLSQYEVNSLIKY; encoded by the coding sequence ATGGACTTAAAAAAGGCAATAAGAGAAATTGAAAACTTCCCAAAAGAAGGAATAAACTTTAAAGATATAACAACATTAATGCAAGATGGAGAAACTTTTAAGTACACAATAGATGCATTTATAAATGATTTAAAAGATAAAAATGTAGATGTGATAGTAGGACCAGAAGCTAGAGGATTCTTAATGGGAACTCCAGTTGCTTATGGATTAGGGATTGGATTTGTTCCGGTTAGAAAACCGGGTAAACTTCCAGCAGAAACTATAAGTTATAGCTATGGATTAGAGTACGGAAGTGATACATTACAAATACACAAAGATGCAATAAAGCCAGGACAAAGAGTAGCTATAGTAGACGATTTATTAGCTACAGGAGGAACTATGGAAGCTGCAGCAAAACTAATAGAAAAGTTAGGTGGAGAAGTGGTTTCTATGCAATTTTTAATAGAATTAGAGTTCTTAAACGGAAGAGAAAAATTATCTCAATACGAAGTAAATTCTTTAATAAAGTACTAG
- the scfB gene encoding thioether cross-link-forming SCIFF peptide maturase has translation MSMIHKFSMNGYNIVLDVNGGAVHVVDEVAYNLVDLYKEKTKEEIIESLKENYTVEQINEAYDEIKTLEEEGLLYTEDTYQFHPSFVARKKVVKALCLHVAHDCNLKCKYCFAAQGDFGGEKQMMSFEVGKAAIDYLIANSGNRRNLEIDFFGGEPLMNFDVVKQLVEYGRSVEKENNKNIRFTITTNGILLDDEKIEYINENMHNVVLSLDGRKEVNDNMRPTLNDKGSHDIILPKFKKLIETRPKDKYYYIRGTFTRENLDFSNDVMHFANEGFALTSVEPVVGDESNPYALRKEDMPKVFEEYENLAIKYADMLKDGKDFKFFHFMIDLNQGPCVIKRITGCGAGNEYLAITPEGDIYPCHQFVGNEDYKLSNIMNEEIVFPHDLTESFKNAHVYSKEDCKKCWNKFYCSGGCHANATNFNGDVMKPYELGCEMQKKRTECSIMIQAKLMLEGE, from the coding sequence ATGAGTATGATACATAAGTTCTCAATGAACGGATACAATATAGTACTAGATGTTAACGGAGGGGCAGTTCATGTTGTAGATGAAGTTGCTTATAATCTAGTTGACTTATATAAGGAAAAAACTAAAGAAGAAATAATAGAAAGTCTAAAAGAAAATTATACAGTAGAGCAAATAAATGAAGCTTATGATGAAATAAAGACATTAGAAGAAGAAGGTCTTTTATACACAGAGGATACATATCAGTTCCATCCAAGTTTCGTAGCTAGAAAAAAAGTAGTTAAAGCTTTATGTTTACATGTGGCTCATGACTGTAATTTAAAATGTAAATACTGTTTTGCTGCACAAGGTGACTTCGGCGGAGAAAAGCAAATGATGAGCTTTGAAGTTGGTAAAGCGGCTATAGATTACTTAATAGCTAATTCAGGAAATAGAAGAAACCTAGAAATAGATTTCTTTGGCGGAGAGCCACTAATGAATTTTGATGTAGTAAAGCAATTGGTTGAATATGGAAGAAGTGTAGAAAAAGAAAATAACAAAAATATAAGATTTACTATAACTACTAATGGAATACTATTAGATGACGAAAAGATAGAGTATATAAATGAGAATATGCATAATGTAGTATTAAGTTTAGATGGTAGAAAAGAAGTAAATGATAATATGAGACCTACATTGAATGACAAAGGAAGTCATGATATTATATTACCTAAATTTAAAAAGCTTATAGAAACTAGACCAAAAGATAAATATTATTATATAAGAGGAACATTCACAAGAGAGAATTTAGATTTCTCTAATGATGTTATGCACTTTGCAAATGAAGGATTTGCACTTACTTCTGTTGAACCGGTTGTTGGAGATGAATCAAATCCTTATGCATTAAGAAAAGAAGATATGCCTAAAGTATTTGAAGAATACGAAAATTTAGCAATTAAATATGCAGATATGTTGAAAGATGGAAAAGACTTTAAATTCTTCCACTTTATGATAGATTTAAATCAAGGACCATGCGTAATAAAGAGAATAACAGGATGTGGGGCAGGAAATGAATATCTTGCTATAACTCCAGAGGGAGATATATACCCATGTCACCAATTTGTTGGAAATGAAGATTATAAATTATCTAACATAATGAACGAAGAAATAGTATTCCCTCATGATTTAACAGAAAGTTTTAAAAATGCTCATGTATATAGCAAAGAAGATTGTAAAAAATGTTGGAATAAATTCTACTGCTCAGGTGGATGTCATGCAAATGCAACTAACTTCAATGGAGACGTTATGAAGCCCTATGAATTAGGTTGTGAAATGCAAAAGAAAAGAACAGAATGTTCTATAATGATACAAGCAAAATTAATGTTAGAAGGTGAATAA